Proteins found in one Roseovarius pelagicus genomic segment:
- a CDS encoding Hint domain-containing protein, producing MGTPTIGGQTTGAVTENSGIIISGNLDDVGLLAGNNDDTWSISSSATYGTATINPTTGVWSYDLNDSHPVVHALDPGDTLTDVFTVYMLDADGQSDTQNITITISGAVCFAAGSQIETAQGLRRVECLRVGDRIHTLDRGLQPLRWVGRQDVSADALRNDKKLRPIRIAAGALGQGLPRRDLLVSRQHRMLISGPAALKVFGCQQVLIPAIKLVGLVGISIERTSRDLQYFHLLLDAHHIVFAEGAPSETLLPGPQAMALLPPTARDEIRAILARQSDGGSLAEQYQPARLIPANGTHLRQFRRQIQNTGLPLIAPQTLAELVP from the coding sequence ATGGGCACGCCAACCATAGGCGGTCAAACGACCGGGGCCGTGACCGAGAATTCGGGTATTATCATTTCCGGCAATCTCGACGATGTCGGTCTGTTGGCCGGCAACAATGATGACACATGGTCAATCTCCAGTTCTGCGACCTATGGGACCGCCACAATCAACCCCACCACCGGCGTCTGGAGCTATGATCTGAACGACAGCCACCCTGTGGTTCATGCACTCGATCCGGGCGACACGCTGACGGATGTATTTACGGTGTACATGCTCGACGCCGACGGCCAGTCCGATACGCAGAATATCACCATCACGATTTCCGGCGCGGTCTGTTTCGCTGCCGGCAGTCAGATCGAAACCGCGCAAGGATTGCGCAGGGTCGAATGCCTTCGGGTTGGCGACCGCATCCACACGCTTGACCGGGGGTTGCAACCCTTGCGCTGGGTCGGTCGGCAGGACGTATCCGCCGACGCACTCCGAAACGACAAAAAGCTCCGCCCGATCCGCATTGCCGCGGGCGCACTGGGACAGGGCCTGCCACGGCGCGACCTGTTGGTGTCGCGACAGCACAGGATGCTGATCTCTGGCCCCGCCGCCCTGAAGGTGTTTGGGTGTCAGCAAGTGCTGATCCCCGCAATCAAGCTGGTCGGACTGGTCGGGATTAGCATCGAGCGGACCTCGCGCGACCTACAGTATTTTCATCTGCTCTTGGACGCCCACCACATCGTCTTTGCCGAGGGCGCGCCATCAGAAACCCTGCTGCCCGGCCCCCAAGCAATGGCATTACTGCCGCCGACTGCGCGGGACGAAATCAGGGCGATCCTTGCGCGGCAGTCAGATGGTGGCAGTTTGGCAGAGCAATATCAGCCCGCCAGATTGATCCCCGCCAACGGCACGCACCTGCGCCAGTTCCGCAGGCAGATACAGAACACCGGGCTGCCCCTGATAGCGCCACAGACCTTGGCGGAACTCGTGCCCTGA
- a CDS encoding toxin-activating lysine-acyltransferase, translated as MRHLAALDHMRPGPASDAPPYPDDWFDLPQDALADLGAMTYLLSLSSYHATMPLSEATAHLEVALRLGQYRIFRSGGFPRGFVTWAGLADGAERRFALHHKPLMPRHWNSGPSKWMIDFVAPFGHTREILKVLASNPNESRVRTLWHNAKGTRYRIIEWARPAPGAPIGVRSFGVGQFARHLEAA; from the coding sequence ATGCGCCATCTGGCCGCGCTTGATCATATGCGCCCCGGACCGGCGTCGGATGCGCCCCCCTACCCCGATGATTGGTTCGATCTGCCTCAGGACGCATTGGCGGACTTGGGTGCCATGACATACCTTCTCAGCCTTAGCTCCTATCACGCGACCATGCCTCTGTCCGAGGCCACCGCACATCTCGAGGTGGCCTTGCGGTTGGGGCAATACCGCATTTTCCGCTCGGGTGGCTTTCCACGCGGTTTTGTCACATGGGCCGGGCTGGCTGACGGGGCAGAACGGCGCTTTGCACTCCATCACAAGCCGTTGATGCCGCGCCACTGGAACAGTGGACCGTCAAAATGGATGATCGACTTTGTCGCACCCTTTGGCCACACCCGCGAAATCCTCAAGGTTCTGGCCAGCAATCCGAATGAATCCCGCGTGCGCACCCTGTGGCACAATGCCAAGGGCACGCGCTATCGCATCATCGAATGGGCACGTCCCGCCCCCGGCGCGCCTATCGGCGTGCGCTCCTTTGGTGTTGGACAGTTCGCCCGTCATCTGGAAGCGGCCTGA